Proteins found in one Triticum urartu cultivar G1812 chromosome 4, Tu2.1, whole genome shotgun sequence genomic segment:
- the LOC125554448 gene encoding AAA-ATPase At3g50940-like, with protein MEYLPKTSSMASSPEGAAVVDAYKKALATAATVSAYAMLARSMARELLPDELRAAVRWGAAFVRSRYSAPKKERHTIVIRRVLGGLGLGGGYNENDLFDAALTYLATKINPQSMSRLCLARTRNKEPGGSASWSTLLSMENGGSTTDTFQGVEFRWTSIESGGNGGKSRAQESLELSFDAEHTETALHKYVPFIMSKAEELRLRDRALKIFLNESSSWRGINHHHPATFDTLAMEPSMKQAVMDDLDRFLKRKEYYRRIGKAWKRGYLLYGPPGTGKSSLVAAMANYLRFNLYDLDLSGVYDNSCLQRLLMDMPNKSILIIEDIDCSFDTMSREKDGKLRQATDTDTDTDEDGDEYDDVGARGYFRSRERNKMTLSGLLNVIDGLWSTTGEERVIVFTTNYKDRLDRALLRPGRMDMHVYMGHCGWEAFRTLARNYHLLDDHALFPEIQELLAAVEVTPAEVSEMLLRSEDVDVALRVLMEFIKARRSKINDKQNDGVTG; from the coding sequence ATGgagtacttgccaaagacaagcAGCATGGCATCGTCGCCGGAGGGGGCAGCGGTGGTGGACGCGTACAAGAAGGCGCTCGCCACGGCGGCCACGGTGAGCGCGTACGCCATGCTGGCACGCAGCATGGCGCGGGAGCTCCTGCCCGACGAGCTGCGCGCCGCGGTGCGCTGGGGCGCCGCGTTCGTGCGCTCCCGCTACAGCGCCCCTAAGAAGGAGCGTCACACCATTGTCATCCGGCGCGTGctcggcggcctcggcctcggcGGCGGGTACAACGAGAACGACCTGTTCGACGCGGCGCTCACGTACCTGGCCACCAAGATCAACCCGCAGAGCATGAGCCGGCTCTGCCTCGCGCGCACCCGCAACAAGGAGCCCGGCGGGAGCGCCAGCTGGAGCACGCTCCTGAGCATGGAGAACGGGGGTTCCACCACCGACACCTTCCAAGGCGTTGAGTTCCGGTGGACGTCCATCGAGAGCGGCGGCAACGGCGGCAAGAGTAGGGCCCAGGAATCCCTGGAGCTCAGCTTCGACGCGGAGCACACGGAGACGGCGCTCCACAAGTACGTGCCCTTCATCATGTCCAAGGCGGAGGAGCTGCGGCTGCGAGACCGCGCGCTCAAGATCTTCCTGAACGAGAGCTCGAGCTGGAGAggcatcaaccaccaccacccgGCCACCTTCGACACGCTCGCCATGGAACCGTCCATGAAGCAGGCCGTGATGGACGACCTCGACCGCTTCCTCAAGCGCAAGGAGTACTACCGGCGGATCGGCAAGGCGTGGAAGCGCGGCTATCTCCTCTACGGCCCGCCCGGGACCGGCAAGTCCAGCCTGGTGGCCGCCATGGCCAACTACCTCCGGTTCAACCTCTACGACCTTGACCTCTCCGGGGTCTACGACAACTCGTGCCTGCAGAGGCTGCTCATGGACATGCCCAACAAGTCCATCCTCATCATCGAGGACATTGACTGCAGCTTCGACACCATGTCCAGGGAAAAAGACGGCAAGCTACGCCAGGCGACCGACACCGACACCGACACCGACGAGGACGGCGACGAGTACGACGACGTCGGAGCAAGAGGATACTTCCGGAGCCGTGAGCGCAACAAGATGACACTCTCGGGCCTGCTCAACGTCATCGACGGCCTGTGGTCAACGACCGGCGAGGAGCGCGTCATCGTCTTCACCACCAACTACAAGGACCGCCTTGACCGGGCGCTGCTACGCCCGGGGCGCATGGACATGCACGTCTACATGGGACACTGTGGCTGGGAGGCCTTCAGGACGCTGGCCCGGAACTACCACCTCCTCGACGACCATGCTCTCTTCCCGGAGATTCAAGAACTGCTTGCGGCGGTGGAGGTTACACCGGCGGAGGTGTCCGAGATGCTGCTTCGGAGCGAGGACGTCGACGTTGCGCTGCGTGTGCTTATGGAATTCATCAAAGCAAGGAGAAGCAAAATAAACGACAAGCAGAACGACGGCGTCACGGGATAG